From one Mycolicibacterium sp. HK-90 genomic stretch:
- a CDS encoding Clp protease N-terminal domain-containing protein produces the protein MNQPVTITNPVRLDDLIGAIKKAHTEPLEQLIDAVIAADALGDIADHLIGHFVDQARRSGASWTDIGKAMGVTKQAAQKRFVPKVPDFDPATLDPKAGFSRFTPRARNVVVVSQNTAHEARNAEITPDHLLLALFAEPDGLAAKLLANQGITAESARAAITLPSPAEEVPALIPFNGAAKKVLELTFRQALRLGHNYIGTEHILLALADAEDDGGPLHRLGANPDRFETELAAALAPFMAKDQDTSE, from the coding sequence ATGAACCAACCCGTCACCATCACCAACCCTGTCCGTCTCGACGACCTCATCGGCGCGATCAAGAAGGCTCACACCGAGCCGCTCGAGCAACTGATCGACGCCGTGATCGCCGCCGACGCCCTCGGCGACATCGCCGACCACCTGATCGGACATTTCGTGGATCAGGCCCGGCGCTCGGGCGCCTCCTGGACCGACATCGGCAAGGCCATGGGGGTCACCAAGCAGGCCGCCCAGAAACGCTTTGTCCCGAAGGTCCCCGATTTCGACCCGGCCACCCTCGACCCCAAAGCGGGGTTCAGCCGGTTCACGCCACGGGCCCGCAATGTCGTCGTCGTGTCACAGAACACCGCACACGAAGCACGCAACGCCGAGATCACCCCCGACCACCTGCTACTGGCCCTGTTCGCCGAGCCGGACGGTCTCGCCGCCAAACTCCTTGCCAACCAAGGCATCACAGCTGAATCCGCACGCGCCGCCATCACCCTGCCGTCGCCCGCCGAGGAGGTTCCGGCGCTGATCCCCTTCAACGGAGCAGCCAAGAAGGTGCTGGAGCTGACCTTCCGCCAAGCACTTCGACTCGGCCACAACTACATCGGCACCGAACACATCCTGCTGGCCCTGGCCGACGCCGAGGACGACGGCGGCCCACTGCACCGACTCGGCGCGAATCCGGACCGCTTCGAGACCGAACTGGCCGCCGCCCTGGCACCGTTCATGGCGAAAGACCAGGACACCTCCGAATGA
- a CDS encoding HAMP domain-containing sensor histidine kinase has product MRVLSLRTIVIVGALSVVVTVITLGTWVWIGVTNDQYSQLDRRLDSLSSLGDVSTLLTTAKPGSADQSIPDDGGLVRTAHIGGVSVSVPSDIVLPQLENGYSNTTIDGVEYRVRTFTAGPAVIALGAPLAETQRRIDELHLRVLLICAGVIGSTIVVGWVISLVMITPFRLLAQQARAINAQSKPDEVQVRGVREAVEIAEAVEGMLARIGNEQERTKAALESARDFAAVASHELRTPLTAMRTNLEVLSTLDMTAEQRQEVIGDVMRTQSRIEGTLTALERLAQGELTTVEDFVPMDVTELLDRAAHDALRTYPGLRATLMPSPTVLMLGMPAGLRLVIDNAIANAVKHGGATEIRLSAVSSADDVQIVVDDNGSGVPEAERAEVFERFARGSTASRSGSGLGLALVAQQAELHGGTAALTESPLGGARLLLRLPLTRARMDDAPF; this is encoded by the coding sequence ATGCGGGTGCTGTCGCTGCGCACCATCGTCATCGTGGGTGCGCTGTCGGTGGTGGTCACGGTCATCACGCTCGGCACCTGGGTGTGGATCGGCGTCACCAACGATCAGTACAGCCAGTTGGACCGCCGCCTGGATTCACTGAGCAGTCTGGGTGACGTCAGCACGCTGCTCACCACCGCGAAGCCGGGTTCGGCCGACCAGTCCATACCCGACGACGGCGGTCTGGTCCGCACCGCGCACATCGGCGGCGTCAGCGTGTCGGTGCCCAGTGACATCGTCTTGCCGCAGTTGGAGAACGGCTACTCGAACACCACGATCGACGGGGTCGAGTACCGGGTCCGCACGTTCACGGCGGGCCCGGCCGTCATCGCGCTCGGAGCGCCCCTGGCCGAGACCCAGCGCCGGATCGACGAACTGCACCTGCGGGTGTTGCTGATCTGCGCCGGCGTCATCGGCAGCACGATCGTGGTGGGCTGGGTCATCTCGCTGGTGATGATCACCCCGTTCCGTCTGCTCGCCCAGCAGGCCCGCGCCATCAATGCGCAGTCCAAGCCCGACGAGGTCCAGGTGCGCGGCGTGCGTGAGGCGGTGGAGATCGCCGAGGCCGTCGAGGGCATGCTGGCGCGCATCGGCAACGAGCAGGAACGCACCAAGGCGGCGTTGGAATCGGCGCGCGATTTCGCCGCGGTGGCCTCCCACGAACTGCGCACCCCGCTGACCGCCATGCGCACCAACCTGGAGGTGCTGTCCACGCTGGACATGACCGCCGAGCAGCGCCAAGAGGTGATCGGCGACGTGATGCGCACGCAGAGCCGCATCGAAGGCACCCTGACCGCCCTGGAGCGGCTGGCGCAGGGCGAGCTGACCACGGTCGAGGATTTCGTGCCGATGGATGTCACCGAGTTGCTCGACCGCGCGGCCCACGACGCGTTGCGGACGTATCCGGGCTTGCGGGCCACCCTCATGCCTTCGCCGACGGTGTTGATGCTCGGGATGCCGGCCGGGCTGCGTCTGGTGATCGACAACGCCATCGCCAATGCCGTCAAACATGGCGGCGCCACCGAGATCCGGCTCAGCGCGGTCAGTTCGGCCGACGACGTTCAGATCGTGGTCGACGACAACGGTTCGGGAGTGCCCGAGGCTGAGCGAGCCGAGGTGTTCGAGCGGTTCGCCCGCGGGTCCACTGCCTCGCGGTCGGGATCGGGGCTCGGGCTGGCCCTGGTCGCCCAGCAGGCCGAATTGCACGGCGGCACAGCTGCTTTGACGGAGAGCCCGCTCGGCGGTGCACGGCTGTTGTTGCGCCTGCCGCTGACCCGGGCGCGGATGGACGACGCCCCGTTCTGA